One stretch of Streptomyces peucetius DNA includes these proteins:
- a CDS encoding FtsK/SpoIIIE domain-containing protein, whose amino-acid sequence MQIRLTVLAPRGGQSAPAGRPCDVIVTAPAGTALAAVASGLAAAVSGPDVSGTVVLYAGQERLDLQRRTLGEPPLVDGAVLALQTPADDEPHGSDVPAQLQVVAGPDAGGVHLLHGGRISIGRSADADVPLDDPDVSRLHCAVTVEDDGRVTVTDLGSTNGTTVDGASVGSRPFRLPAGALLRVGESTLRLSPGSPPPALPTTPDGEGHLRVPGGAAATDPAPAADGRGLPDAARYRPMTGACGGSPPGPTWADPAAGPRPAGATGAGAAQDTARWPAAGTGAGYESANGTGPGPGDGSASAAETGAGAGYGSTGAAGSGYGNDRTAGPGGDARAATLGGPAPGTGAQAHGGAQPPPPGGDAWPHGATAAQDGVLSGTAGRLAPGRVNGTGTGRTQDRSEQTHHLHGADARVPAQAPGRGTPGPDTEPGTDTDADAPSRRRRGIGAWARRLAGGRGGPAPEGTGTTGPAAAAAPAVASWPDPAAVLLTALGPGPRLWERGPDHPESLVLRLGTADRAELPSVAVTVALKEAGSLGLAGPRARLAGLARAAVAQLAALHSPGDLEVVLISADRARTLEERRAEWAWLGWLPHLRPAHGQDCRLLLAYDRDQATARAAELTRRLDDGPLGTGWPSADLRAVMEVADRHDGPRTVVIVDGDPGSAALRETTARLAGAGRAAGIHLICLAETAAASPLSPVAVTYESACAVSLPFRECGAVALLTGDVATALRLMRVAGGQPAGHGTVGVVDAVSAAWAERFARALAPLRTEGAGVHPGRAAVLPQSARLLDELELARATPASLMARWASACDGTMVLGAGPRGPLAVDLAEEGPHLLIDGPPGSGRTELLRSVAASLAAAGRPDRLGLLLVDGAGGERGDGLTACTELPHVTEHLVASDPVRMRAFAQALGAELKRRTAVLDEAGVADFAEWRTRREVAERMVGQRPPSAAEQRGNLDSPSSGTLRLRPGGRTRSREPDPLPRLVVLVDDFDALVAPALGSPGRPAAGSVVRALEAVARDGGRLGIHLVATSSRPDRTADTQLAEGARLRAVLEAPPVSPGPDDPAPGRGRLGHSDGRVTAFQSGRVTGRIPRTATSRPTVVPLEWERMGDPPTRRPLRELGNGPTDLALLASALERAARSVDAAPVPPLAPAHP is encoded by the coding sequence ATGCAGATCCGGCTGACTGTTCTCGCGCCGCGCGGCGGACAGTCCGCGCCCGCCGGACGTCCCTGCGACGTGATCGTTACCGCGCCCGCGGGCACGGCGCTCGCTGCCGTGGCCTCCGGCCTCGCCGCCGCCGTCTCCGGCCCGGACGTCTCCGGTACCGTCGTCCTCTACGCGGGCCAGGAGCGCCTCGACCTCCAGCGCCGCACCCTCGGCGAACCACCGCTGGTCGACGGCGCCGTGCTCGCCCTCCAGACACCGGCCGACGACGAGCCCCACGGGAGCGACGTCCCGGCCCAGCTGCAGGTCGTCGCCGGACCCGACGCGGGCGGCGTCCACCTCCTGCACGGCGGCCGGATCAGCATCGGCCGGTCCGCCGACGCCGATGTGCCGCTGGACGACCCCGACGTCTCCCGGCTGCACTGCGCGGTCACCGTCGAGGACGACGGCCGGGTCACGGTCACCGACCTCGGCTCCACGAACGGCACGACGGTCGACGGCGCGTCCGTGGGCAGCCGCCCGTTCCGCCTGCCGGCGGGCGCGCTGCTCCGCGTCGGCGAGTCGACTCTCCGGCTCTCCCCCGGGTCCCCGCCTCCGGCGCTCCCCACCACCCCTGACGGCGAGGGCCACCTCCGCGTCCCCGGCGGCGCGGCGGCCACGGACCCGGCTCCGGCCGCCGACGGCCGCGGCCTGCCGGATGCCGCCAGGTACCGGCCGATGACCGGCGCGTGCGGCGGCAGTCCGCCCGGACCCACGTGGGCGGATCCCGCCGCCGGTCCCCGGCCGGCCGGGGCCACGGGCGCCGGCGCCGCGCAGGACACGGCACGGTGGCCGGCCGCCGGGACGGGGGCCGGGTACGAGAGCGCGAACGGGACGGGACCGGGACCGGGGGACGGAAGCGCGAGCGCGGCCGAGACCGGGGCCGGGGCCGGTTACGGAAGCACGGGCGCGGCCGGGTCCGGGTACGGAAACGACAGAACGGCCGGCCCCGGCGGTGACGCCCGCGCGGCCACCCTCGGAGGGCCGGCGCCCGGCACGGGTGCGCAGGCCCACGGCGGGGCGCAGCCGCCCCCGCCCGGCGGTGACGCCTGGCCGCACGGGGCCACCGCCGCACAGGACGGCGTCCTGTCCGGCACCGCCGGCCGCCTCGCCCCCGGCAGGGTCAACGGGACCGGTACGGGGCGGACGCAGGACCGGTCCGAGCAGACGCATCACCTGCACGGCGCGGATGCCCGGGTGCCGGCGCAGGCTCCCGGCCGCGGAACGCCCGGCCCGGACACGGAACCAGGCACAGACACGGACGCAGACGCGCCGAGCCGGCGCAGGCGCGGCATAGGCGCCTGGGCGCGGCGGCTCGCCGGAGGGCGGGGCGGACCCGCACCGGAGGGGACCGGCACGACCGGGCCCGCGGCCGCCGCCGCGCCCGCCGTGGCGAGCTGGCCCGACCCCGCCGCCGTCCTGCTCACCGCGCTCGGCCCCGGCCCCAGGCTGTGGGAGCGGGGCCCGGACCATCCCGAGTCGCTCGTGCTGCGGCTCGGTACGGCCGACCGCGCCGAGCTGCCGTCCGTGGCCGTGACCGTCGCCCTGAAGGAAGCCGGTTCGCTCGGGCTCGCCGGCCCGCGCGCCCGCCTCGCGGGCCTCGCCCGGGCCGCGGTGGCCCAGCTCGCGGCGCTGCACTCCCCCGGCGACCTGGAGGTCGTCCTGATCAGCGCGGACCGCGCACGCACTCTCGAGGAGCGCAGGGCCGAGTGGGCCTGGCTGGGCTGGCTGCCGCATCTGCGCCCGGCGCACGGCCAGGACTGCCGGCTGCTGCTCGCGTACGACCGCGACCAGGCGACCGCCCGCGCCGCGGAGTTGACGCGCCGGCTGGACGACGGCCCTTTGGGCACCGGATGGCCGAGCGCCGACCTCCGGGCGGTCATGGAGGTGGCCGACCGGCACGACGGCCCGCGCACCGTGGTGATCGTCGACGGCGACCCCGGCTCCGCCGCGCTGCGGGAGACGACGGCCCGGCTCGCCGGTGCCGGCCGGGCCGCCGGTATCCATCTGATCTGTCTGGCGGAGACGGCCGCGGCCTCTCCGCTCTCCCCGGTGGCCGTGACCTACGAGTCGGCGTGCGCGGTGTCGCTGCCGTTCCGTGAATGCGGGGCCGTGGCGCTGCTGACCGGGGACGTGGCAACCGCACTGCGCCTGATGCGGGTGGCCGGCGGGCAGCCCGCGGGGCACGGCACCGTCGGTGTGGTGGACGCGGTGTCCGCCGCCTGGGCCGAACGCTTCGCCCGGGCGCTCGCCCCGCTGCGTACGGAGGGCGCCGGTGTGCACCCCGGCAGGGCGGCCGTGCTCCCGCAGTCCGCGCGCCTGCTGGACGAGCTGGAGCTGGCCCGGGCCACCCCCGCGTCGCTGATGGCACGCTGGGCGTCGGCCTGCGACGGCACCATGGTCCTCGGCGCCGGTCCGCGGGGGCCGCTGGCCGTCGACCTGGCGGAGGAGGGCCCGCACCTGCTGATCGACGGCCCGCCGGGCAGCGGCCGTACGGAGCTGCTCCGCTCGGTCGCCGCCTCCCTGGCGGCGGCGGGCCGTCCGGACCGGCTCGGGCTGCTGCTCGTCGACGGCGCGGGCGGGGAGCGCGGCGACGGGCTGACGGCCTGCACCGAACTGCCGCATGTGACCGAGCATCTGGTGGCGAGCGACCCGGTGCGGATGCGGGCGTTCGCGCAGGCTCTCGGCGCGGAGCTGAAGCGCCGTACGGCCGTGCTGGACGAGGCCGGCGTCGCGGACTTCGCCGAGTGGCGCACCCGGCGGGAGGTCGCCGAGCGGATGGTGGGCCAGCGCCCGCCGAGCGCCGCCGAGCAGCGCGGCAATCTGGACTCGCCCTCCTCCGGGACGCTCAGGCTCCGGCCCGGAGGGCGTACGAGGAGCCGGGAACCGGATCCGCTGCCGCGTCTGGTGGTGCTGGTGGACGACTTCGACGCGCTGGTGGCCCCGGCACTGGGCAGCCCCGGCCGGCCGGCGGCCGGTTCGGTCGTACGGGCGCTGGAGGCGGTGGCCAGGGACGGCGGGCGGCTCGGCATCCATCTCGTGGCCACGTCGTCGCGGCCCGACCGCACCGCGGACACGCAGCTGGCCGAAGGTGCGCGGCTGCGGGCCGTCCTGGAGGCGCCGCCGGTCTCCCCCGGTCCGGACGACCCGGCCCCCGGCCGGGGCAGGCTGGGGCATTCCGACGGGCGGGTGACCGCGTTCCAGAG
- a CDS encoding serine/threonine-protein kinase: protein MARNIGSRYTAHQILGRGSAGTVWLGEGPEGPVAIKLLREDLASDQELVGRFVQERTALLGLDHPRVVGVRDLVVDGNDLALVMQLVRGTDLRTRLERERRLAPAAAVAIIADVADGLAAAHASGVVHRDVKPENILLDMEGPLGPAGSHPALLTDFGVAKLIDTPRRTKAPRPSVGTAPNPSGIIGTPDYIAPEIVEGLPPRAAVDIYALATVLYELLAGFTPFGGGHPGAVLRRHVTETVVPLPGIPDELWQLVVQCLAKAPASRLRASEVASRLHDLLPTLEGIPPLDVDEPDAEQPAEPYEDVAQPAPGEQRRRGAVPLVPGAAPADSNRDTHTSMRVPAPDELAGGAHGTARAPRTPGQRRPGSARNRAAAVRRRRITVGVVALAVAAAVGVGGWLATSGDDGQAPPQDNQQSAPSEP, encoded by the coding sequence TTGGCACGGAATATCGGCAGCCGGTACACGGCCCACCAGATCCTGGGGCGGGGCAGCGCCGGCACGGTGTGGCTCGGCGAGGGACCCGAAGGGCCCGTCGCCATCAAGCTTCTTCGCGAGGACCTGGCCTCCGACCAGGAGCTGGTCGGACGCTTCGTCCAGGAGCGCACCGCCCTGCTCGGGCTCGACCACCCCAGGGTCGTCGGCGTCCGCGACCTCGTCGTCGACGGCAACGACCTCGCCCTGGTCATGCAGCTCGTGCGCGGCACCGATCTGCGCACCCGCCTGGAGCGCGAGCGCCGGCTCGCACCGGCGGCCGCGGTCGCGATCATCGCGGACGTCGCCGACGGCCTCGCGGCCGCCCACGCGTCGGGCGTCGTGCACCGGGACGTCAAGCCGGAGAACATCCTGCTCGACATGGAAGGCCCTCTCGGGCCCGCCGGCTCCCACCCCGCCCTCCTCACCGACTTCGGTGTCGCCAAGCTGATCGACACCCCGCGCCGCACCAAGGCGCCGCGCCCCTCCGTTGGCACGGCGCCGAACCCCTCGGGCATCATCGGCACCCCCGACTACATCGCCCCCGAGATCGTCGAGGGCCTGCCGCCCCGCGCGGCCGTCGACATCTACGCCCTCGCCACGGTCCTCTACGAGCTGCTGGCCGGCTTCACCCCCTTCGGCGGCGGGCACCCCGGCGCCGTCCTGCGCCGCCACGTCACCGAGACCGTGGTGCCGCTGCCCGGCATCCCCGACGAGCTCTGGCAGCTCGTCGTCCAGTGCCTGGCGAAGGCGCCCGCCTCGCGGCTGCGCGCCTCCGAGGTGGCGTCCCGGCTGCACGACCTGCTGCCGACGCTCGAGGGCATCCCGCCCCTCGACGTCGACGAGCCCGACGCGGAGCAACCCGCCGAGCCGTACGAGGACGTCGCGCAGCCCGCACCCGGCGAGCAGCGCCGCCGCGGCGCGGTGCCGCTGGTGCCGGGCGCCGCACCGGCCGACTCGAACCGCGACACCCACACCTCGATGCGGGTCCCCGCCCCCGACGAGCTCGCGGGCGGTGCCCACGGCACGGCGCGCGCCCCGCGCACGCCCGGCCAGCGCAGGCCGGGCTCCGCCCGGAACCGGGCCGCCGCGGTGCGCAGGCGCCGCATCACGGTCGGTGTCGTCGCTCTCGCCGTGGCCGCGGCGGTCGGCGTCGGGGGCTGGCTGGCCACCAGCGGCGACGACGGCCAGGCGCCGCCGCAGGACAACCAGCAGTCGGCGCCCTCGGAGCCGTAG
- the ftsE gene encoding cell division ATP-binding protein FtsE, producing MIRFDNVSKTYPRQNRPALRDVSLEIEKGEFVFLVGSSGSGKSTFLRLVLREERASQGMVHVLGKDLARLSNWKVPQMRRQLGTVFQDFRLLPNKTVAENVAFAQEVIGKPRGEIRKAVPQVLDLVGLGGKEDRMPGELSGGEQQRVAIARAFVNRPMLLIADEPTGNLDPQTSVGIMKLLDRINRTGTTVIMATHDQNIVDQMRKRVIELEKGRLVRDQARGVYGYQH from the coding sequence GTGATCCGATTCGACAACGTCTCCAAGACCTACCCCAGGCAGAACCGTCCTGCCCTGCGCGACGTCTCCCTCGAGATCGAGAAGGGCGAGTTCGTCTTTCTCGTGGGCTCGTCCGGTTCGGGCAAGTCGACGTTCCTGCGGCTGGTCCTGCGCGAGGAGCGCGCGAGCCAGGGCATGGTCCATGTCCTCGGCAAGGACCTGGCCCGGCTCTCCAACTGGAAGGTGCCGCAGATGCGCCGCCAGCTGGGCACCGTCTTCCAGGACTTCCGCCTCCTGCCCAACAAGACCGTCGCCGAGAACGTGGCGTTCGCCCAGGAGGTCATCGGCAAGCCGCGTGGTGAGATCCGCAAGGCCGTGCCCCAGGTGCTCGACCTCGTCGGCCTCGGAGGCAAGGAGGACCGGATGCCCGGCGAGCTCTCCGGTGGTGAGCAGCAGCGGGTGGCGATCGCCCGGGCCTTCGTCAACCGCCCCATGCTGCTCATCGCGGACGAGCCGACGGGAAATCTCGACCCGCAGACCTCCGTCGGCATCATGAAGCTGCTCGACAGGATCAACCGCACCGGCACCACCGTGATCATGGCGACGCACGACCAGAACATCGTCGACCAGATGCGCAAGCGCGTCATCGAGCTCGAGAAGGGCCGTCTCGTCCGCGACCAGGCCCGCGGCGTCTACGGCTACCAGCACTGA
- the prfB gene encoding peptide chain release factor 2 yields the protein MAVVDVSEELKSLSSTMGSIEAVLDLDRMRADIAVLEEQAAAPSLWDDPDAAQKITSKLSHLQAEVRKTEALRARIDDLEVLFELAEAEDDPDTRVEAEAELEAVRKALDEMEVRTLLSGEYDEREALVNIRAEAGGVDAADFAEQLQRMYLRWAERHNYGTEVYETSYAEEAGIKSTTFVVKAPYAYGTLSVEQGTHRLVRISPFDNQGRRQTSFAGVEVLPVVEQSDHVEIDESELRVDVYRASGPGGQGVNTTDSAVRITHVPTGIVVSCQNERSQIQNKASAMNVLQAKLLERRRQEEQAKMDALKGDGGNSWGNQMRSYVLHPYQMVKDLRTEFEVGNPQSVLDGEIDGFLEAGIRWRKQQEK from the coding sequence GTGGCAGTCGTCGATGTATCCGAAGAGCTGAAGTCCCTTTCCTCGACCATGGGGTCGATCGAGGCCGTTCTGGACCTCGACAGGATGAGGGCAGACATCGCCGTGCTCGAGGAGCAGGCGGCGGCACCGTCCCTGTGGGACGACCCCGACGCGGCGCAGAAGATCACCAGCAAGCTTTCGCATCTGCAGGCCGAGGTGCGCAAGACCGAGGCGCTCCGGGCCCGTATCGACGACCTCGAGGTGCTCTTCGAGCTCGCCGAGGCCGAGGACGACCCGGACACCCGGGTCGAGGCCGAGGCCGAGCTGGAAGCGGTGCGGAAGGCGCTGGACGAGATGGAGGTCCGCACCCTCCTGTCCGGCGAGTACGACGAGCGCGAGGCGCTCGTCAACATCCGCGCCGAGGCCGGCGGCGTCGACGCCGCCGACTTCGCCGAGCAGCTCCAGCGCATGTACCTGCGCTGGGCCGAGCGGCACAACTACGGCACCGAGGTCTACGAGACGTCGTACGCGGAGGAGGCCGGCATCAAGTCGACCACCTTCGTCGTCAAGGCGCCGTACGCGTACGGCACGCTCTCCGTCGAGCAGGGCACGCACCGGCTGGTGCGCATCTCGCCCTTCGACAACCAGGGCCGCCGCCAGACGTCGTTCGCGGGCGTCGAGGTGCTGCCGGTCGTCGAGCAGTCCGACCACGTGGAGATCGACGAGTCCGAGCTGCGCGTCGACGTCTACCGCGCCTCGGGCCCCGGCGGCCAGGGCGTCAACACCACGGACTCCGCCGTCCGCATCACGCACGTCCCGACGGGCATCGTCGTCTCCTGCCAGAACGAGCGCTCCCAGATCCAGAACAAGGCGAGCGCGATGAACGTCCTCCAGGCGAAGCTCCTCGAGCGCCGCCGCCAGGAGGAGCAGGCCAAGATGGACGCCCTCAAGGGCGACGGCGGCAACTCCTGGGGAAACCAGATGCGTTCGTACGTCCTGCACCCGTACCAGATGGTCAAGGACCTGCGCACCGAGTTCGAGGTGGGCAACCCGCAGTCCGTGCTCGACGGTGAGATCGACGGGTTCCTGGAGGCGGGAATTCGCTGGCGCAAGCAGCAGGAGAAGTAG
- a CDS encoding serine/threonine-protein kinase — MRPVGSKYLLEEPLGRGATGTVWRARQRETAGAEAAVAGQPGETVAIKVLKEELANDADVVMRFLRERSVLLRLTHPNIVRTRDLVVEGDLLALVMDLVDGPDLHRYLRESGPLSPVAASLMTAQIADALASSHADGVVHRDLKPANVLLKTDADGQMHPMLTDFGIARLADSPGLTRTHEFVGTPAYVAPESAEGRPQTSAVDIYGAGILLYELVTGRPPFAGGTALEVLHRHLSEEPRRPTTVPEPLWTVIERCLRKEPSERPSAENLARGLRTVAAGIGVHANAAQVDAALGVGALLAPDPAPAPVPGTPGASDPTQVLPNTGGGSGSSAYDPAAATSVMPQTGQPGGTADPTAVMPPVPQGQPGPEEPHPWQSQLRAARDRNEQTQVQYLDPSQDPLRRRPQRQAPQQPPQNRQQQRSPQRPQPQPYAPAPQPQRQQYAPQQQQYAPPQAPPPPQPPAQRPPRQPRQRANPMRIPGLGCLKGCLFTVLLFVVAGWLIWELTPLQGWVAEGKGYWEAIGDTVSTVTDWISQIGEAKDTADQVGNQQ; from the coding sequence GTGCGGCCGGTAGGCAGCAAGTACCTGCTCGAGGAGCCCCTCGGGCGCGGCGCCACGGGCACCGTCTGGCGAGCCCGCCAGCGGGAGACCGCGGGCGCCGAGGCGGCCGTCGCGGGACAGCCCGGTGAGACCGTCGCGATCAAGGTCCTCAAGGAGGAGCTCGCGAACGACGCGGACGTGGTGATGCGTTTCCTCCGGGAACGCTCCGTCCTGCTCCGTCTCACCCACCCGAACATCGTCCGCACCCGCGACCTCGTCGTCGAGGGCGATCTCCTCGCCCTGGTGATGGACCTGGTCGACGGCCCCGACCTGCACCGCTACCTGCGCGAGAGCGGCCCGCTCAGCCCGGTCGCGGCGTCGCTGATGACCGCCCAGATCGCGGACGCGCTCGCCTCGAGCCACGCCGACGGCGTCGTCCACCGCGACCTGAAGCCGGCGAACGTGCTGCTCAAGACGGATGCCGACGGCCAGATGCACCCGATGCTGACCGACTTCGGCATCGCGCGGCTCGCCGACTCCCCGGGCCTGACCAGGACCCACGAGTTCGTCGGCACCCCCGCGTACGTCGCGCCGGAGTCCGCGGAGGGCCGCCCGCAGACGTCGGCGGTCGACATCTACGGCGCGGGCATCCTGCTGTACGAGCTGGTCACCGGACGCCCCCCGTTCGCGGGCGGCACTGCGCTCGAGGTGCTGCACCGCCACCTCAGCGAGGAGCCCCGGCGGCCCACCACGGTCCCCGAGCCCCTGTGGACCGTCATAGAGCGCTGTCTGCGCAAGGAGCCGTCGGAGCGGCCCAGCGCCGAGAACCTCGCCCGTGGTCTGCGTACGGTCGCCGCCGGCATCGGCGTGCACGCGAACGCCGCCCAGGTCGACGCCGCACTCGGCGTCGGCGCCCTGCTGGCGCCGGACCCGGCGCCGGCGCCGGTGCCCGGCACGCCGGGAGCCTCCGACCCGACGCAGGTCCTGCCGAACACCGGCGGCGGAAGCGGCAGCTCGGCGTACGACCCCGCCGCCGCGACCAGCGTCATGCCGCAGACGGGGCAGCCCGGCGGTACGGCCGACCCGACCGCCGTCATGCCGCCCGTGCCCCAGGGGCAGCCGGGTCCGGAGGAGCCGCACCCCTGGCAGAGCCAGCTCCGCGCCGCGCGGGACCGCAACGAGCAGACGCAGGTCCAGTACCTCGACCCGAGCCAGGACCCGCTGCGCCGCCGCCCGCAGCGCCAGGCACCGCAGCAGCCGCCGCAGAACCGGCAGCAGCAGCGATCGCCGCAGCGCCCCCAGCCGCAGCCGTACGCGCCGGCGCCCCAGCCGCAGCGCCAGCAGTACGCCCCCCAGCAGCAGCAGTACGCGCCTCCGCAGGCGCCGCCGCCCCCGCAGCCGCCCGCGCAGCGGCCGCCGCGGCAGCCGAGGCAGCGCGCGAACCCGATGCGCATCCCGGGGCTGGGCTGCCTCAAGGGCTGCCTGTTCACGGTGCTGCTGTTCGTCGTGGCCGGCTGGCTGATCTGGGAGCTCACCCCGCTCCAGGGCTGGGTCGCGGAGGGCAAGGGCTACTGGGAAGCGATCGGTGACACCGTGTCGACGGTCACGGACTGGATCTCACAGATCGGCGAGGCCAAGGACACCGCCGACCAAGTCGGTAACCAGCAGTAA